A part of Synergistaceae bacterium DZ-S4 genomic DNA contains:
- a CDS encoding endonuclease III, translating into MKRPHHAREILDAFERHWGNEGRPSPELKHDDPLDGLMLTLLSQNTNDRNRDKAFEKLKAEYPRWEMAAEAPAERIVDLIRVAGLGDTKAARMKQILAILRDKFGSYSIGELKNWDAAKAREFLVSLPGVGVKTAACVLVFDLGVPAFPVDTHVARISRRLGWAPEKMAPDKIQEYLESTLPRERFRGAHLNMIEHGRGICSARKPDCDKCYSKNWCQFSKSLDG; encoded by the coding sequence GTGAAGAGACCTCACCATGCCAGGGAGATCCTCGATGCCTTTGAAAGGCACTGGGGCAATGAGGGAAGGCCTTCTCCGGAGCTGAAGCACGATGACCCGCTTGACGGACTAATGCTGACACTGCTCTCCCAGAATACAAACGACAGGAACCGGGACAAGGCTTTTGAAAAACTCAAAGCCGAATATCCACGGTGGGAAATGGCCGCAGAGGCCCCCGCCGAACGTATAGTCGATCTCATCAGGGTAGCCGGTCTGGGGGATACTAAAGCAGCGAGGATGAAGCAGATCCTTGCGATACTCAGGGATAAATTCGGGAGTTATTCGATCGGCGAGCTAAAAAACTGGGATGCGGCCAAAGCAAGGGAATTTCTTGTATCGCTCCCCGGAGTTGGCGTCAAGACAGCGGCATGTGTCCTGGTATTCGATCTTGGCGTCCCTGCCTTTCCCGTAGACACTCATGTGGCAAGGATAAGCCGAAGGCTGGGGTGGGCACCGGAAAAGATGGCTCCGGACAAGATACAGGAATATCTTGAGAGTACGCTCCCCAGGGAACGCTTTAGAGGAGCTCATCTAAACATGATCGAGCATGGCAGGGGCATCTGTTCGGCGAGAAAACCGGACTGCGACAAATGTTACTCAAAAAATTGGTGTCAGTTCTCAAAAAGTCTTGACGGATGA
- a CDS encoding ADP-ribosylglycohydrolase family protein — MIMAEMARGTTRESRLNRAAGCLAGHFCGDAFGAQFEFKTSYNILQIVGPGYRIMGESYTWPTVGGQITDDSEMAVALADSIIETGRYERETALKHYRQWFDSKPFDIGMTTFRALGGYSTPSETSQANGALMRISPLAVYHAGRIKDNQEPDLTELFADSALDAGLTHPNSTCTAANIVFVQALALAILGSERDEIYGSICRTADTLGDNVLTGSLVDAKEREPEDIPGKSGWVILSLQNAVYRLMHSETPEQAICETAYMGGDTDTNCAITGALAGAYFGYNMFPKDWIRTVEKCDTSKGKFPRTYQDSVREIRELAFKLYTAGDTGQQGRPDTAHL, encoded by the coding sequence ATGATAATGGCTGAAATGGCCAGAGGTACGACAAGGGAGAGCAGACTAAACAGGGCCGCGGGCTGTCTGGCAGGGCATTTCTGCGGGGACGCTTTTGGTGCTCAGTTTGAATTCAAGACATCCTACAACATCCTTCAGATAGTAGGTCCTGGATACAGAATAATGGGCGAAAGCTACACCTGGCCTACTGTCGGGGGACAGATAACGGATGACTCCGAAATGGCTGTGGCACTGGCGGACAGCATCATTGAGACTGGGCGGTACGAAAGAGAGACAGCGTTAAAACATTACAGACAATGGTTTGATTCAAAACCCTTCGACATAGGCATGACTACCTTCAGGGCTCTGGGAGGATACAGTACGCCGAGCGAAACGAGCCAGGCAAACGGAGCTTTGATGAGGATCAGCCCCCTGGCTGTCTATCACGCAGGAAGGATCAAAGATAACCAAGAGCCTGACCTCACAGAACTTTTTGCAGATTCAGCCCTTGATGCCGGACTTACACACCCCAACAGCACCTGCACCGCGGCAAACATAGTCTTTGTCCAGGCACTGGCACTTGCGATCCTGGGGTCTGAAAGGGATGAAATATACGGCAGTATCTGCCGGACAGCGGATACACTAGGGGACAACGTCCTTACAGGATCGCTCGTTGACGCAAAGGAAAGGGAGCCTGAGGACATACCGGGTAAAAGCGGGTGGGTGATCCTTTCACTGCAGAATGCGGTTTACAGGCTTATGCACAGCGAAACACCGGAACAAGCAATATGCGAAACGGCATATATGGGCGGCGACACGGATACAAATTGTGCCATAACCGGTGCCCTTGCCGGAGCATATTTCGGGTATAACATGTTCCCGAAAGACTGGATCAGAACAGTTGAGAAATGCGACACTTCAAAAGGCAAATTCCCCCGTACTTATCAGGATTCGGTAAGGGAGATCCGGGAACTGGCATTTAAACTGTACACAGCCGGCGATACCGGACAGCAGGGGAGACCAGATACCGCACATTTATAA
- a CDS encoding protease inhibitor I42 family protein, with amino-acid sequence MKTSCTFILSLLLVIFTGFSAVGAETPDGRIEGFVSGLNGSSASGVKVNIWDGKVLKRAVSGRDGKFIVSGIIPGSSFAIRLTMPDSQTVRAEGLRCPERGGLTLTAGFEKTSAGHEYSLRLPSNPSTGYSWTLLGKGRESILAFKEKMVEGPEEKDEVGGHAKGRSGHEIWKFNAAAPGRSDILLAYHRPWETAVPPVRYHISSVRVK; translated from the coding sequence ATGAAAACATCATGCACGTTTATACTTTCATTATTGCTTGTTATTTTCACCGGTTTTTCCGCTGTAGGAGCAGAGACCCCGGATGGCAGAATTGAAGGTTTTGTTTCAGGCCTTAACGGTTCTTCGGCCTCTGGTGTAAAAGTAAATATCTGGGACGGGAAAGTTTTGAAACGGGCTGTTTCTGGACGTGACGGCAAATTTATTGTTTCAGGCATCATTCCAGGGAGCTCTTTTGCGATACGCCTTACAATGCCGGATTCTCAGACAGTCCGCGCAGAGGGGCTGCGCTGCCCCGAAAGGGGAGGGCTGACCCTGACAGCCGGATTCGAAAAGACATCTGCCGGACATGAATACTCACTGAGGCTGCCCTCCAATCCCTCGACAGGATACTCATGGACTCTGTTGGGAAAAGGCAGGGAAAGTATACTTGCCTTCAAAGAAAAAATGGTGGAAGGGCCGGAGGAAAAAGATGAAGTTGGCGGTCATGCGAAAGGCCGTTCGGGCCATGAAATATGGAAGTTCAATGCGGCCGCTCCGGGCAGGTCAGACATTCTCCTTGCATACCACAGACCTTGGGAGACGGCTGTGCCCCCAGTCAGATACCACATCAGTTCAGTCCGGGTCAAATAG